In Felis catus isolate Fca126 chromosome A2, F.catus_Fca126_mat1.0, whole genome shotgun sequence, the following proteins share a genomic window:
- the ANO8 gene encoding anoctamin-8 isoform X1 has translation MAEATSNAGGTSLEGERGKRPPPEGEPAAPASGVLDKLFGKRLLQAGRYLVSHKAWMKTVPTENCDVLMTFPDTTDDHTLLWLLNHIRVGIPELIVQVRHHRHTRAYAFFVTATYESLLRGADELGLRKAVKAEFGGGTRGFSCEEDFIYENVESELRFFTSQERQSIIRFWLQNLRAKQGEALHNVRFLEDQPIIPELAARGIIQQVFPVHEQRILNRLMKSWVQAVCENQPLDDICDYFGVKIAMYFAWLGFYTSAMVYPAVFGSVLYTFTEADQTSRDVSCVVFALFNVVWSTLFLEEWKRRGAELAYKWGTLDSPGEAVEEPRPQFRGIRRISPVTRAEEFYYPPWKRLLFQLLVSLPLCLTCLACVFLLMLGCFQLQELVLSVKGLPRLARFLPKVVLALLVSVSAEGYKKLAIWLNDMENYRLESAYEKHLIIKVVLFQFVNSYLSLFYIGFYLKDMERLKELLLVLSLSQSLERQLRAVLVPLAALRFRLLLLSLRGLLLVARAKMLATLLITRQFLQNVREVLQPHLYRRLGRGELGLQAAWELARALLGLLSLQRPAPRRLEPQAEEGGGGGSGGRRCLSGGCGAPEEEEEATVERRPAGEGGEMGDGPRGGKEEEEEEEEDEEEEEEEEDEEEEGEESGLLDCGLRLKKVSFAERGAGRRRPGPEALLEEGSPTMVEKGLEPGVFTLAEEDDEAEGAPGSPEREPPAVLLRRAGGEGRDQGPDGGPDPEPGSGDSARRQRRQNRSSWIDPPEEEHSPQLTQAELESCMKKYEDTFQDYQEMFVQFGYVVLFSSAFPLAALCALVNNLIEIRSDALKLCTGLQRPFGQRVESIGQWQKVMEAMGVLAIVVNCYLIGQCGQLQRLFPWLSPEAAIVSVVVLEHFALLLKYLIHVAIPDIPGWVAEEMAKLEYQRREAFKRHERQAQHRYQQQQRRRREEEERQRHAEHHARRERDASGREEARAEGSGLDPAAPEKASAKAKGSGAGGHGQERPKRPGSLLAPNNVMKLKQIIPLQGKFLSSGAASSLASAGAGPAARPPPAQSPTGSDTRLPAFLSFKFLKSPETRRDPERSHSPPKAFHAGKLFPFGGARADAGSNGAGGQARLDGTPSGGGGRAQRSGPVDEAAAEEPDAPRPEEEGSGHKL, from the exons ATGGCCGAAGCCACCTCCAACGCCGGGGGCACGTCCCTGGAGGGCGAGCGTGGCAAGAGGCCCCCGCCTGAGGGCGAGCCTGCAGCCCCGGCGTCCGGAGTTCTGG ACAAGCTTTTTGGGAAGCGGCTCCTGCAGGCTGGTCGCTACCTGGTGTCCCACAAGGCGTGGATGAAGACGGTGCCCACGGAGAACTGCGATGTGCTGATGACCTTTCCAG ACACGACTGATGACCACACGCTGCTATGGCTGCTGAACCACATCCGCGTGGGCATCCCCGAGCTCATCGTACAAGTCCGCCACCACCGCCACACGCGTGCCTATGCCTTCTTCGTCACCGCCACGTATGAGAG CCTGCTTCGAGGAGCCGACGAGCTGGGTCTGCGCAAAGCAGTGAAGGCCGAGTTTGGCGGGGGCACCCGCGGCTTCTCCTGCGAGGAGGACTTCATCTACGAGAATGTGGAGAGTGAGCTGCGCTTCTTCACCTCCCAG GAACGCCAGAGCATCATCCGCTTCTGGCTGCAGAACCTGCGAGCCAAGCAGGGCGAGGCACTACACAACGTGCGCTTCCTGGAGGACCAGCCAATCA TCCCTGAGCTGGCAGCCCGCGGGATCATCCAGCAGGTGTTCCCGGTCCATGAGCAGCGCATCCTGAACCGCCTCATGAAGTCGTGGGTGCAAGCTGTGTGTGAAAACCAGCCTCTAG ATGACATCTGTGACTACTTCGGAGTAAAGATTGCCATGTACTTTGCCTGGCTGGGTTTCTACACATCAGCGATGGTATACCCAGCCGTCTTTGGCTCTGTCCTGTACACGTTTACGGAGGCTGATCAG ACAAGCCGGGATGTATCGTGTGTGGTTTTTGCCCTCTTCAACGTGGTCTGGTCAACCCTGTTCTTGGAGGAGTGGAAACGGAGGGGGGCGGAGCTGGCCTACAAATGGGGGACGCTGGACTCACCTGGGGAAGCAGTGGAGGAGCCACGGCCCCAGTTCAGG gGTATCCGGCGCATCAGCCCTGTGACGCGGGCTGAGGAGTTCTACTACCCACCCTGGAAGCGGCTGCTTTTCCAGCTGCTCGTGAGTCTCCCCTTGTGCCTCACCTGCCTGGCCTGTGTGTTCCTGCTCATGCTCGGCTGCTTCCAGCTGCAG GAGCTGGTGCTGAGCGTGAAAGGGCTGCCTCGTCTTGCCCGCTTCCTGCCCAAGGTCGTGCTGGCCCTGCTGGTCAGCGTGAGCGCAGAGGGCTACAAGAAGCTCGCCATCTGGCTCAACGACATGG AGAATTACCGGCTGGAGAGCGCCTATGAGAAGCACCTCATCATCAAAGTCGTCCTG TTCCAGTTTGTCAACTCATACCTGAGCCTCTTCTACATTGGCTTCTACCTCAAGGACATGGAGCGCTTGAAAGAG CTCCTGCTCGTCCTGTCCCTGTCCCAGAGCCTCGAGCGGCAGCTTCGGGCGGTGCTGGTCCCGCTCGCGGCCCTGCGGTTCCgcctgctcctcctctccctccggGGCCTTCTGCTCGTGGCCCGGGCCAAA atGCTGGCCACTCTGCTGATCACCCGCCAGTTCCTCCAGAACGTGCGTGAGGTCCTGCAGCCGCACCTGTACCGGCGGCTGGGCCGTGGCGAGCTTGGCCTGCAGGCTGCCTGGGAGCTGGCCCGTGCCCTGCTTGGCCTGCTGAGCCTCCAGCGCCCTGCACCCCGCCGCCTTGAACCCCAGGCCGAAGAGGGTGGCGGAGGCGGCAGCGGGGGCCGCAGGTGTCTCAGTGGGGGCTGTGGGGcacctgaggaggaggaggaggctacCGTGGAGCGGCGGCCTgcgggggaaggtggggagatgggggatgggccccggggaggcaaggaggaagaagaggaggaggaggaggatgaggaggaggaggaggaggaggaagatgaggaggaggagggtgaggagagcGGCCTCCTGGACTGTGGGCTCCGGCTGAAGAAGGTCAGCTTTGCTGAACGAGGGGCTGGGCGGCGGCGACCTGGCCCAGAGGccctcctggaggaggggagcccCACTATGGTGGAGAAGGGGCTGGAGCCGGGAGTATTCACACTGGCTGAAGAAGACGATGAGGCCGAAGGGGCTCCCGGCAGTCCCGAGCGGGAGCCTCCGGCCGTCCTGCTCCGCCGGGCTGGGGGCGAGGGCCGTGACCAGGGGCCAGACGGGGGCCCAGACCCGGAGCCAGGTTCGGGCGACTCAGCCCGGAGGCAGCGGCGACAGAATCGGTCATCCTGGATTGACCCACCCGAGGAGGAGCACTCACCCCAGCTTACCCAGGCTGAGCTTGAGAGCTGTATGAAGAAGTACGAG gaCACGTTCCAGGACTACCAGGAGATGTTCGTGCAGTTCGGCTATGTGGTACTCTTCTCGTCTGCCTTCCCCCTGGCCGCTCTGTGCGCCCTGGTCAACAACCTCATCGAGATCCGAAGCGACGCCCTCAAGCTGTGCACGGGGCTGCAGCGGCCCTTCGGGCAACGGGTTGAGAGCATCGGCCAGTGGCAG AAGGTGATGGAGGCCATGGGTGTCCTGGCAATCGTGGTCAACTGCTACCTGATCGGCCAGTGCGGGCAGCTGCAGCGCCTCTTCCCCTGGCTCAGCCCCGAAGCGGCCATCGTGTCTGTGGTGGTGCTCGAG CACTTCGCTCTGCTCCTCAAGTACCTCATCCACGTGGCCATCCCCGACATCCCAGGCTGGGTGGCCGAGGAGATGGCCAAGCTTGAGTACCAGCGCCGGGAGGCCTTCAAG AGACACGAACGCCAGGCCCAGCACCGCtatcagcagcagcagcggcggcggcgggaggaggaggagcgccAGCGCCACGCGGAGCACCATGCCCGGCGAGAGCGCGATGCCAGCGGCCGGGAGGAGGCTCGGGCCGAAGGCTCAGGGCTGGACCCTGCTGCCCCTGAGAAGGCCTCTGCCAAGGCCAAGGGCAGTGGGGCAGGCGGCCACGGGCAAGAGCGGCCCAAGCGCCCGGGGTCCTTGCTGGCACCCAACAACGTCATGAAGCTGAAACAGATCATCCCGCTGCAGGGCAAGTTCCTGTCGTCTGGGGCCGCATCCTCACTGGCCAGCGCGGGGGCTGGCCCTGCCGCCCGGCCACCCCCTGCCCAGTCACCCACGGGTAGCGACACCCGCCTGCCAGCCTTCCTCAGCTTCAAGTTCCTCAAGTCACCTGAGACACGGCGGGACCCAGAGCGTAGCCACTCACCGCCCAAGGCCTTCCACGCTGGCAAGCTCTTTCCTTTCGGTGGGGCCCGGGCTGACGCCGGGTCCAacggggcaggtgggcaggcccGGCTGGATGGGACCCCCAGCGGCGGAGGAGGCCGAGCCCAGCGGAGTGGGCCGGTGGACGAGGCTGCGGCTGAGGAGCCGGACGCCCCCCGGCCTGAAGAGGAAGGCTCAGGTCACAAGCTTTAA
- the ANO8 gene encoding anoctamin-8 isoform X2 — MAEATSNAGGTSLEGERGKRPPPEGEPAAPASGVLDKLFGKRLLQAGRYLVSHKAWMKTVPTENCDVLMTFPDTTDDHTLLWLLNHIRVGIPELIVQVRHHRHTRAYAFFVTATYESLLRGADELGLRKAVKAEFGGGTRGFSCEEDFIYENVESELRFFTSQERQSIIRFWLQNLRAKQGEALHNVRFLEDQPIIPELAARGIIQQVFPVHEQRILNRLMKSWVQAVCENQPLDDICDYFGVKIAMYFAWLGFYTSAMVYPAVFGSVLYTFTEADQGIRRISPVTRAEEFYYPPWKRLLFQLLVSLPLCLTCLACVFLLMLGCFQLQELVLSVKGLPRLARFLPKVVLALLVSVSAEGYKKLAIWLNDMENYRLESAYEKHLIIKVVLFQFVNSYLSLFYIGFYLKDMERLKELLLVLSLSQSLERQLRAVLVPLAALRFRLLLLSLRGLLLVARAKMLATLLITRQFLQNVREVLQPHLYRRLGRGELGLQAAWELARALLGLLSLQRPAPRRLEPQAEEGGGGGSGGRRCLSGGCGAPEEEEEATVERRPAGEGGEMGDGPRGGKEEEEEEEEDEEEEEEEEDEEEEGEESGLLDCGLRLKKVSFAERGAGRRRPGPEALLEEGSPTMVEKGLEPGVFTLAEEDDEAEGAPGSPEREPPAVLLRRAGGEGRDQGPDGGPDPEPGSGDSARRQRRQNRSSWIDPPEEEHSPQLTQAELESCMKKYEDTFQDYQEMFVQFGYVVLFSSAFPLAALCALVNNLIEIRSDALKLCTGLQRPFGQRVESIGQWQKVMEAMGVLAIVVNCYLIGQCGQLQRLFPWLSPEAAIVSVVVLEHFALLLKYLIHVAIPDIPGWVAEEMAKLEYQRREAFKRHERQAQHRYQQQQRRRREEEERQRHAEHHARRERDASGREEARAEGSGLDPAAPEKASAKAKGSGAGGHGQERPKRPGSLLAPNNVMKLKQIIPLQGKFLSSGAASSLASAGAGPAARPPPAQSPTGSDTRLPAFLSFKFLKSPETRRDPERSHSPPKAFHAGKLFPFGGARADAGSNGAGGQARLDGTPSGGGGRAQRSGPVDEAAAEEPDAPRPEEEGSGHKL, encoded by the exons ATGGCCGAAGCCACCTCCAACGCCGGGGGCACGTCCCTGGAGGGCGAGCGTGGCAAGAGGCCCCCGCCTGAGGGCGAGCCTGCAGCCCCGGCGTCCGGAGTTCTGG ACAAGCTTTTTGGGAAGCGGCTCCTGCAGGCTGGTCGCTACCTGGTGTCCCACAAGGCGTGGATGAAGACGGTGCCCACGGAGAACTGCGATGTGCTGATGACCTTTCCAG ACACGACTGATGACCACACGCTGCTATGGCTGCTGAACCACATCCGCGTGGGCATCCCCGAGCTCATCGTACAAGTCCGCCACCACCGCCACACGCGTGCCTATGCCTTCTTCGTCACCGCCACGTATGAGAG CCTGCTTCGAGGAGCCGACGAGCTGGGTCTGCGCAAAGCAGTGAAGGCCGAGTTTGGCGGGGGCACCCGCGGCTTCTCCTGCGAGGAGGACTTCATCTACGAGAATGTGGAGAGTGAGCTGCGCTTCTTCACCTCCCAG GAACGCCAGAGCATCATCCGCTTCTGGCTGCAGAACCTGCGAGCCAAGCAGGGCGAGGCACTACACAACGTGCGCTTCCTGGAGGACCAGCCAATCA TCCCTGAGCTGGCAGCCCGCGGGATCATCCAGCAGGTGTTCCCGGTCCATGAGCAGCGCATCCTGAACCGCCTCATGAAGTCGTGGGTGCAAGCTGTGTGTGAAAACCAGCCTCTAG ATGACATCTGTGACTACTTCGGAGTAAAGATTGCCATGTACTTTGCCTGGCTGGGTTTCTACACATCAGCGATGGTATACCCAGCCGTCTTTGGCTCTGTCCTGTACACGTTTACGGAGGCTGATCAG gGTATCCGGCGCATCAGCCCTGTGACGCGGGCTGAGGAGTTCTACTACCCACCCTGGAAGCGGCTGCTTTTCCAGCTGCTCGTGAGTCTCCCCTTGTGCCTCACCTGCCTGGCCTGTGTGTTCCTGCTCATGCTCGGCTGCTTCCAGCTGCAG GAGCTGGTGCTGAGCGTGAAAGGGCTGCCTCGTCTTGCCCGCTTCCTGCCCAAGGTCGTGCTGGCCCTGCTGGTCAGCGTGAGCGCAGAGGGCTACAAGAAGCTCGCCATCTGGCTCAACGACATGG AGAATTACCGGCTGGAGAGCGCCTATGAGAAGCACCTCATCATCAAAGTCGTCCTG TTCCAGTTTGTCAACTCATACCTGAGCCTCTTCTACATTGGCTTCTACCTCAAGGACATGGAGCGCTTGAAAGAG CTCCTGCTCGTCCTGTCCCTGTCCCAGAGCCTCGAGCGGCAGCTTCGGGCGGTGCTGGTCCCGCTCGCGGCCCTGCGGTTCCgcctgctcctcctctccctccggGGCCTTCTGCTCGTGGCCCGGGCCAAA atGCTGGCCACTCTGCTGATCACCCGCCAGTTCCTCCAGAACGTGCGTGAGGTCCTGCAGCCGCACCTGTACCGGCGGCTGGGCCGTGGCGAGCTTGGCCTGCAGGCTGCCTGGGAGCTGGCCCGTGCCCTGCTTGGCCTGCTGAGCCTCCAGCGCCCTGCACCCCGCCGCCTTGAACCCCAGGCCGAAGAGGGTGGCGGAGGCGGCAGCGGGGGCCGCAGGTGTCTCAGTGGGGGCTGTGGGGcacctgaggaggaggaggaggctacCGTGGAGCGGCGGCCTgcgggggaaggtggggagatgggggatgggccccggggaggcaaggaggaagaagaggaggaggaggaggatgaggaggaggaggaggaggaggaagatgaggaggaggagggtgaggagagcGGCCTCCTGGACTGTGGGCTCCGGCTGAAGAAGGTCAGCTTTGCTGAACGAGGGGCTGGGCGGCGGCGACCTGGCCCAGAGGccctcctggaggaggggagcccCACTATGGTGGAGAAGGGGCTGGAGCCGGGAGTATTCACACTGGCTGAAGAAGACGATGAGGCCGAAGGGGCTCCCGGCAGTCCCGAGCGGGAGCCTCCGGCCGTCCTGCTCCGCCGGGCTGGGGGCGAGGGCCGTGACCAGGGGCCAGACGGGGGCCCAGACCCGGAGCCAGGTTCGGGCGACTCAGCCCGGAGGCAGCGGCGACAGAATCGGTCATCCTGGATTGACCCACCCGAGGAGGAGCACTCACCCCAGCTTACCCAGGCTGAGCTTGAGAGCTGTATGAAGAAGTACGAG gaCACGTTCCAGGACTACCAGGAGATGTTCGTGCAGTTCGGCTATGTGGTACTCTTCTCGTCTGCCTTCCCCCTGGCCGCTCTGTGCGCCCTGGTCAACAACCTCATCGAGATCCGAAGCGACGCCCTCAAGCTGTGCACGGGGCTGCAGCGGCCCTTCGGGCAACGGGTTGAGAGCATCGGCCAGTGGCAG AAGGTGATGGAGGCCATGGGTGTCCTGGCAATCGTGGTCAACTGCTACCTGATCGGCCAGTGCGGGCAGCTGCAGCGCCTCTTCCCCTGGCTCAGCCCCGAAGCGGCCATCGTGTCTGTGGTGGTGCTCGAG CACTTCGCTCTGCTCCTCAAGTACCTCATCCACGTGGCCATCCCCGACATCCCAGGCTGGGTGGCCGAGGAGATGGCCAAGCTTGAGTACCAGCGCCGGGAGGCCTTCAAG AGACACGAACGCCAGGCCCAGCACCGCtatcagcagcagcagcggcggcggcgggaggaggaggagcgccAGCGCCACGCGGAGCACCATGCCCGGCGAGAGCGCGATGCCAGCGGCCGGGAGGAGGCTCGGGCCGAAGGCTCAGGGCTGGACCCTGCTGCCCCTGAGAAGGCCTCTGCCAAGGCCAAGGGCAGTGGGGCAGGCGGCCACGGGCAAGAGCGGCCCAAGCGCCCGGGGTCCTTGCTGGCACCCAACAACGTCATGAAGCTGAAACAGATCATCCCGCTGCAGGGCAAGTTCCTGTCGTCTGGGGCCGCATCCTCACTGGCCAGCGCGGGGGCTGGCCCTGCCGCCCGGCCACCCCCTGCCCAGTCACCCACGGGTAGCGACACCCGCCTGCCAGCCTTCCTCAGCTTCAAGTTCCTCAAGTCACCTGAGACACGGCGGGACCCAGAGCGTAGCCACTCACCGCCCAAGGCCTTCCACGCTGGCAAGCTCTTTCCTTTCGGTGGGGCCCGGGCTGACGCCGGGTCCAacggggcaggtgggcaggcccGGCTGGATGGGACCCCCAGCGGCGGAGGAGGCCGAGCCCAGCGGAGTGGGCCGGTGGACGAGGCTGCGGCTGAGGAGCCGGACGCCCCCCGGCCTGAAGAGGAAGGCTCAGGTCACAAGCTTTAA
- the ANO8 gene encoding anoctamin-8 isoform X3 yields the protein MAEATSNAGGTSLEGERGKRPPPEGEPAAPASGVLDKLFGKRLLQAGRYLVSHKAWMKTVPTENCDVLMTFPDTTDDHTLLWLLNHIRVGIPELIVQVRHHRHTRAYAFFVTATYESLLRGADELGLRKAVKAEFGGGTRGFSCEEDFIYENVESELRFFTSQERQSIIRFWLQNLRAKQGEALHNVRFLEDQPIIPELAARGIIQQVFPVHEQRILNRLMKSWVQAVCENQPLDDICDYFGVKIAMYFAWLGFYTSAMVYPAVFGSVLYTFTEADQTSRDVSCVVFALFNVVWSTLFLEEWKRRGAELAYKWGTLDSPGEAVEEPRPQFRGIRRISPVTRAEEFYYPPWKRLLFQLLVSLPLCLTCLACVFLLMLGCFQLQELVLSVKGLPRLARFLPKVVLALLVSVSAEGYKKLAIWLNDMENYRLESAYEKHLIIKVVLFQFVNSYLSLFYIGFYLKDMERLKEMLATLLITRQFLQNVREVLQPHLYRRLGRGELGLQAAWELARALLGLLSLQRPAPRRLEPQAEEGGGGGSGGRRCLSGGCGAPEEEEEATVERRPAGEGGEMGDGPRGGKEEEEEEEEDEEEEEEEEDEEEEGEESGLLDCGLRLKKVSFAERGAGRRRPGPEALLEEGSPTMVEKGLEPGVFTLAEEDDEAEGAPGSPEREPPAVLLRRAGGEGRDQGPDGGPDPEPGSGDSARRQRRQNRSSWIDPPEEEHSPQLTQAELESCMKKYEDTFQDYQEMFVQFGYVVLFSSAFPLAALCALVNNLIEIRSDALKLCTGLQRPFGQRVESIGQWQKVMEAMGVLAIVVNCYLIGQCGQLQRLFPWLSPEAAIVSVVVLEHFALLLKYLIHVAIPDIPGWVAEEMAKLEYQRREAFKRHERQAQHRYQQQQRRRREEEERQRHAEHHARRERDASGREEARAEGSGLDPAAPEKASAKAKGSGAGGHGQERPKRPGSLLAPNNVMKLKQIIPLQGKFLSSGAASSLASAGAGPAARPPPAQSPTGSDTRLPAFLSFKFLKSPETRRDPERSHSPPKAFHAGKLFPFGGARADAGSNGAGGQARLDGTPSGGGGRAQRSGPVDEAAAEEPDAPRPEEEGSGTALAPVGAPALRTRRSRSPAPPPPPPTPLPRPPTPPAGCWQWDGPWGCGGEGAAPRQAPAPAAAECPPCALAGPPPAPQPLPGDASFYSLPPPPLPPTSEPPEPPAPSPSPSPSPQAVCWPSGWH from the exons ATGGCCGAAGCCACCTCCAACGCCGGGGGCACGTCCCTGGAGGGCGAGCGTGGCAAGAGGCCCCCGCCTGAGGGCGAGCCTGCAGCCCCGGCGTCCGGAGTTCTGG ACAAGCTTTTTGGGAAGCGGCTCCTGCAGGCTGGTCGCTACCTGGTGTCCCACAAGGCGTGGATGAAGACGGTGCCCACGGAGAACTGCGATGTGCTGATGACCTTTCCAG ACACGACTGATGACCACACGCTGCTATGGCTGCTGAACCACATCCGCGTGGGCATCCCCGAGCTCATCGTACAAGTCCGCCACCACCGCCACACGCGTGCCTATGCCTTCTTCGTCACCGCCACGTATGAGAG CCTGCTTCGAGGAGCCGACGAGCTGGGTCTGCGCAAAGCAGTGAAGGCCGAGTTTGGCGGGGGCACCCGCGGCTTCTCCTGCGAGGAGGACTTCATCTACGAGAATGTGGAGAGTGAGCTGCGCTTCTTCACCTCCCAG GAACGCCAGAGCATCATCCGCTTCTGGCTGCAGAACCTGCGAGCCAAGCAGGGCGAGGCACTACACAACGTGCGCTTCCTGGAGGACCAGCCAATCA TCCCTGAGCTGGCAGCCCGCGGGATCATCCAGCAGGTGTTCCCGGTCCATGAGCAGCGCATCCTGAACCGCCTCATGAAGTCGTGGGTGCAAGCTGTGTGTGAAAACCAGCCTCTAG ATGACATCTGTGACTACTTCGGAGTAAAGATTGCCATGTACTTTGCCTGGCTGGGTTTCTACACATCAGCGATGGTATACCCAGCCGTCTTTGGCTCTGTCCTGTACACGTTTACGGAGGCTGATCAG ACAAGCCGGGATGTATCGTGTGTGGTTTTTGCCCTCTTCAACGTGGTCTGGTCAACCCTGTTCTTGGAGGAGTGGAAACGGAGGGGGGCGGAGCTGGCCTACAAATGGGGGACGCTGGACTCACCTGGGGAAGCAGTGGAGGAGCCACGGCCCCAGTTCAGG gGTATCCGGCGCATCAGCCCTGTGACGCGGGCTGAGGAGTTCTACTACCCACCCTGGAAGCGGCTGCTTTTCCAGCTGCTCGTGAGTCTCCCCTTGTGCCTCACCTGCCTGGCCTGTGTGTTCCTGCTCATGCTCGGCTGCTTCCAGCTGCAG GAGCTGGTGCTGAGCGTGAAAGGGCTGCCTCGTCTTGCCCGCTTCCTGCCCAAGGTCGTGCTGGCCCTGCTGGTCAGCGTGAGCGCAGAGGGCTACAAGAAGCTCGCCATCTGGCTCAACGACATGG AGAATTACCGGCTGGAGAGCGCCTATGAGAAGCACCTCATCATCAAAGTCGTCCTG TTCCAGTTTGTCAACTCATACCTGAGCCTCTTCTACATTGGCTTCTACCTCAAGGACATGGAGCGCTTGAAAGAG atGCTGGCCACTCTGCTGATCACCCGCCAGTTCCTCCAGAACGTGCGTGAGGTCCTGCAGCCGCACCTGTACCGGCGGCTGGGCCGTGGCGAGCTTGGCCTGCAGGCTGCCTGGGAGCTGGCCCGTGCCCTGCTTGGCCTGCTGAGCCTCCAGCGCCCTGCACCCCGCCGCCTTGAACCCCAGGCCGAAGAGGGTGGCGGAGGCGGCAGCGGGGGCCGCAGGTGTCTCAGTGGGGGCTGTGGGGcacctgaggaggaggaggaggctacCGTGGAGCGGCGGCCTgcgggggaaggtggggagatgggggatgggccccggggaggcaaggaggaagaagaggaggaggaggaggatgaggaggaggaggaggaggaggaagatgaggaggaggagggtgaggagagcGGCCTCCTGGACTGTGGGCTCCGGCTGAAGAAGGTCAGCTTTGCTGAACGAGGGGCTGGGCGGCGGCGACCTGGCCCAGAGGccctcctggaggaggggagcccCACTATGGTGGAGAAGGGGCTGGAGCCGGGAGTATTCACACTGGCTGAAGAAGACGATGAGGCCGAAGGGGCTCCCGGCAGTCCCGAGCGGGAGCCTCCGGCCGTCCTGCTCCGCCGGGCTGGGGGCGAGGGCCGTGACCAGGGGCCAGACGGGGGCCCAGACCCGGAGCCAGGTTCGGGCGACTCAGCCCGGAGGCAGCGGCGACAGAATCGGTCATCCTGGATTGACCCACCCGAGGAGGAGCACTCACCCCAGCTTACCCAGGCTGAGCTTGAGAGCTGTATGAAGAAGTACGAG gaCACGTTCCAGGACTACCAGGAGATGTTCGTGCAGTTCGGCTATGTGGTACTCTTCTCGTCTGCCTTCCCCCTGGCCGCTCTGTGCGCCCTGGTCAACAACCTCATCGAGATCCGAAGCGACGCCCTCAAGCTGTGCACGGGGCTGCAGCGGCCCTTCGGGCAACGGGTTGAGAGCATCGGCCAGTGGCAG AAGGTGATGGAGGCCATGGGTGTCCTGGCAATCGTGGTCAACTGCTACCTGATCGGCCAGTGCGGGCAGCTGCAGCGCCTCTTCCCCTGGCTCAGCCCCGAAGCGGCCATCGTGTCTGTGGTGGTGCTCGAG CACTTCGCTCTGCTCCTCAAGTACCTCATCCACGTGGCCATCCCCGACATCCCAGGCTGGGTGGCCGAGGAGATGGCCAAGCTTGAGTACCAGCGCCGGGAGGCCTTCAAG AGACACGAACGCCAGGCCCAGCACCGCtatcagcagcagcagcggcggcggcgggaggaggaggagcgccAGCGCCACGCGGAGCACCATGCCCGGCGAGAGCGCGATGCCAGCGGCCGGGAGGAGGCTCGGGCCGAAGGCTCAGGGCTGGACCCTGCTGCCCCTGAGAAGGCCTCTGCCAAGGCCAAGGGCAGTGGGGCAGGCGGCCACGGGCAAGAGCGGCCCAAGCGCCCGGGGTCCTTGCTGGCACCCAACAACGTCATGAAGCTGAAACAGATCATCCCGCTGCAGGGCAAGTTCCTGTCGTCTGGGGCCGCATCCTCACTGGCCAGCGCGGGGGCTGGCCCTGCCGCCCGGCCACCCCCTGCCCAGTCACCCACGGGTAGCGACACCCGCCTGCCAGCCTTCCTCAGCTTCAAGTTCCTCAAGTCACCTGAGACACGGCGGGACCCAGAGCGTAGCCACTCACCGCCCAAGGCCTTCCACGCTGGCAAGCTCTTTCCTTTCGGTGGGGCCCGGGCTGACGCCGGGTCCAacggggcaggtgggcaggcccGGCTGGATGGGACCCCCAGCGGCGGAGGAGGCCGAGCCCAGCGGAGTGGGCCGGTGGACGAGGCTGCGGCTGAGGAGCCGGACGCCCCCCGGCCTGAAGAGGAAGGCTCAG GGACAGCGCTGGCCCCCGTGGGCGCCCCTGCCCTCCGCACCCGCCGCAGCCGgagccccgcgccgccgccgccgccgccaacGCCGCTGCCCCGGCCCCCGACGCCGCCCGCAGGCTGCTGGCAGTGGGACGGGCCGTGGGGCTGCGGGGGCGAGGGCGCCGCCCCCCGccaggcccccgcccccgccgccgccgagTGCCCGCCCTGCGCCCTCGCcgggcccccgcccgccccgcagCCCCTGCCGGGGGACGCCAGCTTCTACAGCCTCCCGCCCCCGCCGCTGCCGCCCACCTCCGAGCCCCCGGAGCCCCCGGCGCCCtcgcccagccccagccccagcccccaggccgTGTGCTGGCCCAGCGGCTGGCATTAG